From the genome of Acidobacteriota bacterium, one region includes:
- a CDS encoding sulfatase-like hydrolase/transferase yields the protein MITRRQAVKSVAAASVGSAVGAAFSFAKTNRANLLFLCSDQHQTAATGCYGSGEAQTPHIDEIASDGVRFDRAYCNAPVCVPSRGSIVTGLHPCRHGARILRDPLPNEARTVAHYFKDHGYVTGAIGKMHFVDETRRHGFDHRLHRPDHDKRLTQAEQQAFRDDQYVGYPADGGYATGLSGSASTLPERYFPDTFFAEESVAFLRENKDRPFCLWTSFYMPHTPLVPAKQYWDMYDGITLSLPERSDRELEDGFEGHLIRSRQRGWYDQKDDDLRDAIRGYYGNISQTDANVGRVFDTLRELGLDKNTVVVYTSDHGEMAGAHRTWTKHNMYEQSVSVPLIVRMPDRMEAGTARTQLIEHTDLLPTLTELCGLGSPSSGIDGRSFASLVQGGAYTPREHAYSEYYFCHRSFTEDDRYVGKPPILMVRTGKWKLNYLSWARSELYDLEADPGEFHNVIDDTGNSGIVRELTAVAERLYAG from the coding sequence ATGATCACACGACGACAGGCAGTCAAGAGCGTCGCCGCAGCGTCGGTGGGGTCCGCCGTGGGGGCCGCCTTCAGCTTCGCGAAGACGAACCGGGCGAATCTGCTTTTCCTGTGCTCCGATCAGCACCAGACCGCCGCGACCGGCTGCTACGGCAGCGGCGAAGCGCAGACGCCCCACATCGACGAGATCGCCTCGGACGGCGTCCGCTTCGACCGCGCCTACTGCAACGCGCCCGTCTGCGTCCCCTCCCGCGGGTCGATCGTCACCGGTCTTCACCCCTGCAGGCACGGGGCGAGGATCCTGCGGGACCCGCTGCCCAACGAGGCGCGCACGGTCGCCCACTACTTCAAGGATCACGGCTACGTCACCGGCGCGATCGGCAAGATGCACTTCGTCGACGAGACCCGGCGGCACGGCTTCGACCACAGGCTCCATCGCCCCGATCACGACAAACGGCTTACCCAGGCCGAGCAGCAGGCGTTTCGAGATGATCAATACGTGGGCTACCCCGCGGACGGCGGGTACGCGACCGGGCTGAGCGGCTCCGCCTCGACCCTGCCGGAGCGGTACTTCCCCGACACCTTCTTCGCCGAGGAGTCGGTCGCCTTCCTGCGCGAGAACAAGGACCGCCCCTTCTGCCTGTGGACGTCGTTCTACATGCCGCATACGCCCTTGGTTCCGGCGAAGCAGTACTGGGACATGTACGACGGAATCACTCTCAGTCTGCCGGAGCGTTCGGACCGGGAGCTGGAGGACGGCTTCGAGGGGCACCTGATTCGCTCCAGGCAGCGTGGCTGGTACGACCAAAAGGACGACGACCTGCGTGACGCGATCCGCGGCTACTACGGCAACATTTCCCAGACGGACGCCAACGTCGGGCGGGTGTTCGACACGTTGCGCGAGCTGGGGCTCGACAAGAACACGGTGGTCGTCTACACCTCGGACCACGGTGAGATGGCCGGCGCGCACCGCACGTGGACCAAGCACAACATGTACGAGCAGAGCGTCAGCGTGCCGCTGATCGTGCGGATGCCGGACCGGATGGAAGCCGGAACGGCCCGCACTCAGCTCATCGAGCACACCGATCTGCTCCCGACCCTCACGGAGCTGTGCGGGCTGGGGAGCCCCTCCTCCGGGATCGACGGCCGGAGCTTCGCGTCCCTGGTCCAGGGCGGGGCGTACACGCCGCGTGAGCACGCCTACTCGGAGTACTACTTCTGCCATCGCAGCTTCACGGAGGACGACCGCTACGTCGGCAAGCCGCCTATCCTGATGGTGCGCACCGGCAAGTGGAAGCTCAACTACCTGAGCTGGGCGCGCTCGGAGTTGTACGACCTCGAGGCCGATCCGGGAGAGTTCCACAACGTGATCGACGACACCGGCAACTCGGGCATCGTCAGGGAGCTGACCGCCGTCGCCGAGCGCCTCTACGCTGGTTGA
- a CDS encoding sulfatase, producing the protein MISIDDLNDWIGVLDGHPQTLTPNIDALAGRGVTFRRAYCQAPVCNPSRASLMTGRRPTTSGCYRNGDVWRDAMPRAVTLPQHFMQHGYEAIGGGKTFHQSQNDAASWHYYNSFRGFLWAPGYPVSGLDRLNLDWGALDVDDEETTDTQLANWAAEYLSRDHSRPFFLACGFYRPHLPFYAPRKYFDKFPEAEIELPPYLENDLDDVPESAPSELGLGHHELVTAAGQWKRAVAAYLACINYADANVGRVLKALDEGPHAENTVIVLWTDHGWQLGEKNHWSKFTLWERSCRVPIIFAGPGVEARGEFCDRTAELLDIYPTLADLAGLPEREELDGESLRPLLEDPEAERDRPAITSEAPDRSSIRTERWRYTTYPDGEELYDHDHDPNEWRNLANVPEHAGTKQRLRAMLPRNPSRKKVLQVVDLPEEQRRFTELLPGRLDRLPGRSQRAGAANDVGLEPAPP; encoded by the coding sequence ATGATCTCGATCGACGACCTGAACGACTGGATCGGCGTCCTCGACGGTCACCCGCAGACGCTCACGCCGAACATCGACGCGCTCGCCGGGCGCGGCGTCACCTTCCGGCGAGCCTACTGCCAGGCGCCCGTCTGCAACCCCTCCCGGGCGAGTCTGATGACCGGCAGGCGCCCGACGACATCGGGGTGTTATCGCAACGGAGACGTCTGGCGCGACGCCATGCCGCGGGCCGTGACTCTGCCGCAGCACTTCATGCAGCACGGCTACGAAGCGATCGGCGGGGGCAAGACGTTTCACCAATCGCAGAATGACGCCGCGTCGTGGCACTACTACAACAGCTTCCGTGGCTTTCTGTGGGCCCCCGGCTACCCCGTGAGCGGGCTCGACCGCCTCAACCTCGACTGGGGCGCCCTCGACGTCGACGACGAAGAGACGACCGATACCCAGCTCGCCAACTGGGCGGCTGAGTACCTGTCGAGAGATCACTCCAGGCCGTTCTTCCTCGCCTGCGGTTTCTATCGCCCGCACCTGCCGTTCTACGCGCCAAGGAAGTACTTCGACAAGTTCCCCGAGGCCGAGATCGAGCTGCCGCCCTATCTCGAGAACGACCTCGACGACGTGCCTGAGTCCGCGCCCTCGGAACTCGGATTGGGCCACCACGAACTGGTGACGGCGGCCGGGCAGTGGAAGCGCGCCGTGGCGGCCTATCTGGCGTGCATCAACTACGCCGACGCGAACGTGGGGCGCGTGCTGAAGGCGCTCGACGAAGGGCCGCACGCCGAGAACACGGTCATCGTCCTGTGGACCGACCACGGCTGGCAGCTCGGCGAGAAGAACCACTGGAGCAAGTTCACACTATGGGAGCGCTCCTGCCGGGTGCCGATCATCTTCGCCGGCCCCGGGGTCGAGGCCAGGGGAGAATTCTGCGACCGGACCGCCGAGCTGCTGGACATCTACCCCACCCTGGCGGATCTCGCCGGGCTGCCCGAACGCGAGGAGCTGGACGGCGAGAGCCTGCGGCCGCTGCTCGAGGATCCCGAAGCGGAGCGGGATCGCCCCGCGATCACCTCCGAGGCGCCGGACAGGAGCTCGATTCGCACCGAGCGCTGGCGCTACACCACTTATCCCGACGGTGAAGAGCTCTACGACCACGACCACGATCCGAACGAGTGGCGCAATCTGGCGAACGTCCCCGAGCACGCCGGCACGAAGCAGCGGCTGCGGGCCATGCTGCCGCGGAACCCTTCCCGCAAGAAGGTGCTGCAGGTCGTCGACCTGCCCGAGGAGCAGCGTCGCTTCACCGAACTCCTGCCGGGTCGCCTCGACAGGCTCCCGGGTCGCTCCCAAAGGGCAGGCGCGGCGAACGACGTCGGGCTCGAACCCGCGCCGCCCTAG
- a CDS encoding sulfatase — protein MTTHRFGTAALAVALGALTSLPVQAAEPPNILWIIVDDMSANLSSYGETAIETPHLDRLASRGVRFTNAYVTAPVCSPNRSAFITGMYQTSIGAHHHNSSQGELKIHLPPGIRPIPELFQEAGYYTAITGWPNTDRATIGKTHYNFEWDPAIYDGPDWSQRQPGQPFFAQVHLPGGKHRGRSLESFRQISDRVEKLLGSRTDPSMVELPPYYPNDPVLLADWAAYLDSVRLTDKFVGDVIERLEDEGDLEDTVVLFMTDHGISHARGKQFLYDEGLHVPLVIAGPTIEPGQVRDDLVEHIDIAALSLALAGIEIPDHMHARDILARDYQKRTAIFAARDRCDETVDYIRALRTTRFKYIRNFLPNRPHLQPNLYKDGKSIVIALREAHAAGTLNETQQLLFAPTRPAEELYDLSDDPFEVRNLAGDPKHQAQLKKLRKRMDDWIERTNDHGAESAAMYDSEMAAYSARVSANPESAAILSRNIALMKRWAAEGR, from the coding sequence ATGACGACGCACCGCTTCGGGACCGCCGCCCTCGCTGTCGCCCTGGGAGCGCTGACGTCGCTTCCGGTGCAGGCAGCGGAGCCGCCGAACATCCTCTGGATCATCGTCGACGACATGTCGGCCAATCTCTCTTCCTACGGAGAGACGGCGATCGAGACGCCGCATCTCGATCGCCTGGCAAGCCGGGGAGTGCGATTCACGAATGCGTACGTCACGGCGCCGGTCTGTTCGCCCAACCGCTCGGCGTTCATTACCGGGATGTACCAGACTTCCATCGGCGCTCATCACCACAACAGCAGCCAGGGGGAGCTGAAGATCCACCTGCCTCCCGGCATCCGGCCGATCCCCGAGCTGTTCCAGGAAGCCGGCTACTACACCGCGATCACCGGCTGGCCCAACACGGATCGAGCCACCATAGGAAAGACGCACTACAACTTCGAGTGGGACCCGGCCATCTACGACGGTCCCGACTGGAGTCAGCGTCAACCCGGCCAGCCCTTCTTCGCCCAGGTTCACCTCCCCGGCGGAAAACACCGCGGCCGATCGCTCGAGTCGTTCCGGCAGATCAGCGATCGGGTCGAGAAGCTGCTGGGGAGCAGGACCGATCCCTCCATGGTGGAGCTTCCCCCGTACTACCCGAACGATCCGGTCCTGCTGGCGGACTGGGCGGCCTACCTCGACTCGGTTCGGCTGACGGACAAGTTCGTCGGCGACGTCATCGAACGGCTCGAAGACGAGGGCGACCTCGAGGACACGGTCGTTCTCTTCATGACCGACCACGGAATCAGCCATGCCAGGGGGAAGCAGTTCCTCTACGACGAAGGGCTGCACGTGCCCCTGGTCATCGCCGGACCGACGATCGAGCCCGGGCAGGTTCGCGACGACCTCGTGGAGCACATCGACATCGCGGCCCTTTCGCTCGCACTCGCCGGAATCGAGATTCCCGACCACATGCACGCGCGCGACATCCTCGCCCGGGACTACCAGAAGCGGACAGCGATCTTCGCCGCCCGCGACCGCTGCGACGAGACGGTCGACTACATCAGAGCGCTGCGGACGACGCGCTTCAAGTACATCCGCAACTTCCTGCCCAACCGCCCCCATCTGCAACCCAACCTCTACAAGGACGGAAAGAGCATTGTCATCGCGCTGCGGGAGGCTCATGCTGCCGGGACGTTGAACGAGACGCAGCAGCTTCTCTTCGCTCCCACTCGTCCCGCGGAGGAGCTCTATGACCTGTCGGACGACCCGTTCGAAGTCCGGAACCTGGCCGGCGATCCGAAGCACCAGGCGCAACTGAAGAAACTCAGGAAGCGCATGGACGATTGGATCGAGCGCACGAACGACCATGGCGCGGAATCAGCAGCCATGTACGACAGCGAAATGGCCGCGTACTCCGCGCGCGTGAGCGCGAACCCCGAATCGGCTGCCATCCTCAGCCGCAACATCGCCCTGATGAAGCGCTGGGCGGCCGAGGGCAGGTAA
- a CDS encoding sulfatase — MSGERLSRRELLGGLGLGALAAGCAGSREPRAAGPNVLMISIDDLNDWIGILDGHPQTLTPNIDALAGRGVTFRRAYCQTPACNPSRASLMTGRRPTTSGCYGNGDVWRDAMPLAVTLPQHFMQHGYEAIGGGKTFHQSQNETASWHYYHSFRGFLWASGYPVNELDRGGFDWGSLDVDDEETTDTQLANWAAEYLSRDHSRPFFLACGFYRPHLPFYAPKKYFDKFPEAEIELPPYLANDLDDVPESAPTERGLEDHELVTATGQWRRAVAAYLACINFADANVGRVLKALDEGPHAGNTVIVLWTDHGWQLGEKNQWRKYTLWERSCRVPIIFAGPGIETKGEFCDRTAELLDIYPTLADLAGLPGREDLDGESLRPLLENPEAVWDHPAITSDAPDRSSIRTERWRYTTYPDGEELYDHDSDPNEWRNLANLPEHAETKQRLRAMLPRNPSRKEVLQVSDQPEEERRLTELLPGRSHRAGAANDVGLDPAPPY, encoded by the coding sequence TTGAGCGGCGAGCGGCTCTCGCGACGGGAACTGCTCGGGGGCCTGGGGCTCGGCGCCCTGGCCGCGGGCTGCGCGGGCAGTCGAGAGCCGCGCGCCGCTGGCCCGAACGTCCTGATGATCTCGATCGACGATCTGAACGACTGGATCGGCATTCTCGACGGACACCCGCAGACGCTCACGCCGAACATCGACGCGCTCGCCGGGCGCGGCGTCACCTTCCGGCGGGCCTACTGCCAGACGCCCGCCTGCAACCCCTCCCGGGCGAGCCTGATGACCGGCCGGCGCCCGACCACCTCGGGCTGCTACGGCAACGGGGACGTCTGGCGCGACGCCATGCCGCTGGCCGTCACCCTGCCGCAGCACTTCATGCAGCACGGCTACGAAGCGATCGGCGGCGGCAAGACGTTTCACCAGAGCCAGAACGAGACCGCGTCGTGGCACTACTACCACAGCTTCCGCGGCTTCCTGTGGGCCTCCGGCTACCCCGTGAACGAGCTCGACCGCGGTGGCTTCGACTGGGGTTCCCTCGACGTCGACGACGAAGAGACGACCGACACCCAACTCGCCAACTGGGCGGCTGAGTACCTGTCGAGAGATCATTCCAGGCCGTTCTTCCTGGCCTGCGGCTTCTATCGCCCGCACCTGCCGTTCTACGCCCCGAAGAAGTACTTCGACAAGTTCCCCGAGGCCGAGATCGAGCTGCCGCCTTACCTCGCGAACGACCTCGACGACGTGCCGGAGTCCGCGCCCACGGAGCGCGGTCTGGAAGACCACGAGCTGGTGACGGCGACGGGGCAGTGGCGGCGCGCCGTGGCGGCCTATCTCGCGTGCATCAACTTCGCCGATGCGAACGTGGGGCGGGTGCTGAAAGCACTCGACGAGGGGCCGCACGCCGGGAACACGGTCATCGTCCTGTGGACCGACCACGGCTGGCAGCTAGGCGAGAAGAACCAGTGGCGCAAGTACACGCTCTGGGAGCGCTCCTGCCGCGTGCCGATCATCTTCGCCGGCCCCGGGATCGAGACGAAGGGAGAATTCTGCGACCGGACCGCCGAGCTGCTCGACATCTACCCCACCCTGGCGGACCTCGCCGGGCTCCCCGGGCGCGAGGACCTCGACGGCGAGAGCCTGCGGCCACTGCTCGAGAATCCCGAGGCCGTGTGGGATCACCCCGCGATCACCTCCGACGCGCCGGACAGAAGCTCGATCCGCACCGAGCGCTGGCGTTACACCACCTATCCCGACGGCGAAGAGCTCTACGACCACGACAGCGATCCGAACGAGTGGCGCAACCTGGCGAACCTCCCGGAGCACGCCGAAACGAAGCAGCGGCTACGGGCCATGCTGCCGCGGAACCCTTCGCGCAAGGAGGTGCTGCAGGTCTCCGATCAGCCCGAGGAAGAGCGCCGCCTCACCGAGCTCCTGCCGGGCCGCTCCCACCGGGCCGGCGCGGCGAACGACGTCGGGCTCGATCCGGCCCCGCCCTACTAG
- a CDS encoding formylglycine-generating enzyme family protein produces MTCCAPSRDSERPARGAAPASGPAPTAGPNGRDMVRLDGGRFLMGTDSADAIPGDGETPVREIFVDPFRIDACAVSNADFAAFVDATGYRTDSERLGWSFVFEGRLSRRLRRTAIEDRLPGAGWWCKISGADWRHPEGPGSSIARRQDHPVVQVSHHDAVAYCAWAGCRLPTEAEWEFAARGGVEQTAQPWGDELEPDGEHRCNVWQGSFPKRDLGLDGHRGTCPVDAFEPNGFGLYNVCGNVWDWCADWWSPSSAAPGTRNPRGPAAGTARVTRGGSYLCHVSYCSRYRLSARTHNTPDSAAGHMGFRCAADVG; encoded by the coding sequence ATGACCTGCTGCGCTCCGTCGCGTGATTCCGAGCGGCCGGCCCGCGGCGCGGCGCCGGCCTCGGGACCGGCGCCGACCGCGGGACCGAACGGCCGCGACATGGTCCGTCTCGACGGCGGCCGGTTCCTCATGGGCACCGACTCGGCCGATGCCATACCGGGCGACGGCGAGACCCCGGTCCGCGAGATCTTCGTCGATCCGTTCCGCATCGACGCCTGCGCCGTCTCCAACGCCGACTTCGCCGCCTTCGTCGACGCGACCGGCTACCGGACCGACAGCGAGCGGCTGGGCTGGTCCTTCGTCTTCGAGGGTCGCCTGTCGCGCAGGCTCCGACGCACGGCGATCGAGGACCGTCTGCCGGGCGCCGGCTGGTGGTGCAAGATCAGCGGCGCCGACTGGCGTCATCCCGAGGGACCGGGATCGTCGATCGCCCGGCGTCAGGACCATCCCGTCGTCCAGGTGTCGCATCACGACGCTGTGGCGTACTGCGCGTGGGCGGGATGCCGGCTCCCGACCGAGGCGGAGTGGGAGTTCGCGGCTCGCGGAGGAGTGGAGCAGACCGCTCAGCCCTGGGGCGACGAGCTCGAGCCCGATGGCGAGCATCGCTGCAACGTCTGGCAGGGCAGCTTTCCGAAACGCGATCTCGGGCTCGACGGCCATCGCGGCACCTGCCCGGTCGATGCGTTCGAGCCCAACGGCTTCGGTCTCTACAACGTCTGCGGCAACGTCTGGGACTGGTGCGCCGACTGGTGGAGCCCCAGTTCCGCCGCGCCGGGCACTCGCAATCCGCGAGGTCCTGCTGCCGGCACGGCACGCGTCACCCGGGGCGGGTCGTACCTCTGCCATGTCTCCTACTGCAGTCGCTACCGCCTGTCGGCCCGCACCCACAACACGCCCGACAGCGCGGCGGGACACATGGGCTTTCGCTGCGCCGCCGACGTCGGCTAG
- a CDS encoding sulfatase, with translation MREKFVALLLATVVSSPAVSESPNIVILLADDLGWTGTSVQMDERVPGSKSDLYRTPNLERLASQGMRFSNAYSPAPNCSPTRMSIQTGKTAARLGATDIIDVVPDETGRAVYQFFYDDFYRNKPMHVPLPISDLADEELTIAEFLKQQDSRYVAGHIGKWHMGGGSPARHGYDEHDGLTTNAPGRQGMPDPKRTGEITERSLAFLEKHGASGHPFLLQISYYAVHTPVLAKPETVSRYHGYSSVIHSNNTYGAMTDELDQSVGRILDRIEALGIADDTYVIFTSDNGGESDRPVTSNVPLSMGKTHVWEGGIRVPLIVRGPGIAAGSQSHVPAIGYDFLPTIAEWLGAGDRLPDQLDGGSLAGVLANEGVGEVDRRTEPLIWYYGAYRNMKHVTPQTAIRLDQHKLIRELESGREVLYDLDLDLAETTDLSRFRPEVARRLSRLLDDYLASVDLELPTPNPEYDPARDTGLISVGGTGSP, from the coding sequence ATGAGAGAGAAGTTCGTAGCCCTTCTGCTCGCCACTGTCGTGTCCTCCCCGGCAGTCTCGGAATCCCCCAACATCGTCATCCTGCTCGCCGACGACCTCGGCTGGACGGGGACCTCGGTGCAGATGGACGAGCGCGTCCCCGGCTCGAAGAGCGACCTCTACCGCACACCCAATCTCGAGCGCCTGGCGTCGCAGGGCATGCGTTTCTCCAACGCCTACTCTCCGGCGCCGAACTGCTCGCCGACCCGCATGTCGATTCAAACGGGGAAGACCGCTGCACGGCTCGGAGCCACCGACATCATCGACGTCGTGCCCGACGAGACCGGGCGCGCGGTGTACCAGTTCTTCTACGACGACTTCTACCGCAACAAGCCGATGCACGTGCCGCTCCCGATCTCCGATCTGGCCGATGAGGAGCTGACGATCGCAGAGTTTCTCAAGCAACAGGACTCGCGTTACGTCGCAGGCCACATCGGCAAGTGGCACATGGGCGGCGGCTCGCCGGCTCGTCATGGCTACGACGAGCACGACGGCCTCACGACGAACGCGCCCGGAAGGCAGGGCATGCCCGACCCCAAGCGCACCGGTGAGATCACCGAACGATCTCTCGCCTTTCTGGAGAAGCACGGGGCGTCTGGGCACCCTTTTCTACTGCAGATCTCCTACTACGCTGTCCACACGCCCGTCCTGGCGAAGCCGGAGACGGTTTCGCGCTATCACGGCTATTCGAGCGTCATTCACTCGAACAACACCTACGGCGCAATGACGGACGAGCTGGACCAGAGCGTCGGCAGGATCCTCGACAGGATCGAAGCTCTCGGCATCGCCGACGATACCTATGTCATCTTCACCTCCGACAACGGCGGCGAATCCGACCGCCCCGTGACCAGCAACGTGCCGCTGTCGATGGGCAAGACGCATGTGTGGGAAGGCGGCATTCGAGTACCGCTCATCGTGCGGGGTCCCGGTATCGCCGCGGGTAGCCAGAGTCACGTGCCGGCCATCGGCTACGACTTCCTGCCGACGATCGCCGAGTGGCTGGGTGCGGGAGATCGGCTTCCCGACCAGCTCGATGGCGGCAGTCTGGCCGGCGTGCTGGCAAACGAAGGAGTCGGCGAGGTCGATCGGCGTACGGAGCCTCTCATCTGGTACTACGGCGCCTATCGCAACATGAAGCACGTCACGCCTCAGACAGCGATCCGTCTCGACCAACACAAGCTGATCCGCGAGCTGGAGTCCGGGCGCGAGGTCCTCTACGACCTCGATCTGGATCTCGCGGAGACCACCGACCTCAGCCGGTTTCGTCCCGAGGTCGCCCGCCGGCTCTCCCGCTTGCTCGACGACTATCTCGCCAGCGTGGATCTCGAGCTGCCAACGCCGAATCCCGAGTACGATCCAGCCAGGGACACGGGACTGATCTCGGTTGGCGGGACCGGCTCGCCTTGA
- a CDS encoding phytanoyl-CoA dioxygenase family protein yields the protein MTGKDDEARERVLANIAELGLNENLLELETKGYTVLPGVLSEDRIERAKAAILRRVERTTGKRIDPDTATSDDFSGMAYQHYLIFEDPVFPEILLEPKPLAMITYLLGESCVLSSMGSHFRGPGGMPLSVHADGVRVGMTETSLVANCNYALTPYSREAGALVLFPGSHRKQRQPTAHENWMAGNETVPAIMAKKLDREELDALEWTVPRGAVTMDLNPGDAAIWHGNSWHGGWRRELPGARINLAAYFCRPHLSTQERRGDTRYPEVFERYADEPRFARLMGEKIFNGWREEGPDFTGAKTSPSGLFD from the coding sequence ATGACCGGCAAGGACGACGAGGCACGCGAGCGCGTGCTGGCAAACATCGCGGAGCTCGGTCTCAACGAGAACCTGCTCGAGCTCGAGACCAAGGGGTACACGGTGCTCCCTGGCGTGCTGTCCGAAGACCGGATCGAGCGCGCCAAGGCGGCCATCCTGCGGCGCGTCGAAAGGACGACGGGCAAGAGAATCGATCCCGACACGGCCACGTCCGACGACTTCAGCGGCATGGCGTATCAGCACTACCTGATCTTCGAGGATCCGGTCTTCCCCGAGATCCTGCTGGAGCCGAAGCCGCTCGCGATGATCACGTATCTGCTTGGTGAGAGTTGCGTGTTGTCTTCCATGGGGAGTCACTTTCGTGGGCCCGGCGGCATGCCTTTGTCGGTGCACGCCGATGGGGTTCGGGTCGGCATGACCGAGACGTCCCTGGTCGCCAACTGCAACTACGCGCTGACGCCCTACAGCCGGGAAGCGGGCGCGCTGGTGCTCTTCCCGGGCAGCCATCGAAAGCAGCGCCAGCCCACGGCTCACGAGAACTGGATGGCGGGCAATGAGACCGTTCCGGCGATCATGGCGAAGAAGCTCGATCGGGAAGAGCTGGACGCCCTCGAGTGGACGGTGCCGCGAGGCGCCGTAACCATGGACCTCAATCCGGGAGATGCCGCGATCTGGCATGGCAACTCGTGGCACGGCGGCTGGCGACGCGAGTTGCCTGGCGCGCGGATCAATCTCGCAGCCTATTTCTGCCGGCCTCACCTCTCGACACAGGAGCGACGCGGCGATACCCGGTATCCCGAGGTGTTCGAGCGCTATGCCGACGAGCCCCGGTTTGCCCGCCTGATGGGAGAGAAGATCTTCAACGGCTGGCGTGAAGAAGGGCCGGACTTCACGGGCGCGAAGACTTCGCCCAGCGGCCTGTTCGACTGA
- a CDS encoding PQQ-binding-like beta-propeller repeat protein, which translates to MARRLTVALACVASILVGATELRADDWPEFRGKGRLGVWHETGILDEFPADGLKALWRTPIKAGFAGPAVADGRVFITDFEATHGMRGTERALALDEATGRILWSQAWEADYAGIQWETGPGATPTVDGDRVYTLGRTGVLSAFDVETGALLWRKDYAEDYGVDRLQWGFDWGFASAPLVDGPRLICFVGGPENARVVAFDKMTGEELWRALDSEADLGVAQPIIVEAGGARQLIVWNPEEVVSLDPTNGEFYWRQPYTVGGAMTVATPVQVGSQLFFTTFYDGPLMLTLDQDRPGATVAWKGSSNSEIQTDGLHAVLATPIIDGGTIYGICSYGQLRGLNAETGERLWETQEATGERRRWVSGFLVQNGDRVFINNDRGDLIIARLSPAGYEEISRTHLITPTSRPGNRRELRYVSWVHPAYANKHIYIRNDEEMISVSLNQADYE; encoded by the coding sequence ATGGCCAGAAGACTCACGGTCGCGCTTGCGTGCGTCGCATCCATCCTGGTGGGTGCGACGGAGCTACGTGCCGACGACTGGCCGGAGTTCCGAGGCAAGGGCCGCCTCGGCGTCTGGCACGAGACCGGGATCCTGGATGAGTTCCCCGCCGATGGCCTGAAGGCGCTCTGGCGGACCCCGATCAAGGCAGGGTTCGCGGGCCCCGCCGTGGCCGACGGCCGCGTCTTCATCACCGACTTCGAAGCCACGCACGGCATGCGCGGAACCGAGCGGGCGCTCGCGCTCGATGAGGCGACCGGTCGCATCCTGTGGAGTCAAGCATGGGAGGCCGACTACGCGGGGATCCAGTGGGAAACAGGCCCCGGCGCGACCCCGACGGTCGATGGAGACCGCGTCTACACCCTGGGGCGCACGGGCGTCCTGTCGGCGTTCGACGTCGAAACCGGCGCGCTCCTCTGGCGAAAGGACTACGCCGAGGACTACGGCGTCGACCGCTTGCAGTGGGGGTTCGACTGGGGCTTCGCCAGCGCGCCGCTGGTCGATGGCCCGCGGCTCATCTGCTTCGTCGGCGGCCCGGAGAACGCGCGGGTCGTCGCGTTCGACAAGATGACCGGTGAGGAGCTCTGGCGCGCGCTGGACAGCGAAGCGGACCTTGGCGTCGCGCAACCGATCATCGTCGAGGCCGGCGGAGCGCGTCAGCTCATCGTCTGGAACCCGGAAGAAGTCGTCTCCCTCGATCCGACCAACGGCGAGTTCTACTGGCGGCAGCCCTACACGGTCGGCGGCGCGATGACCGTCGCGACACCGGTGCAGGTCGGGTCTCAACTGTTCTTCACAACGTTTTACGACGGACCCCTGATGCTGACGCTCGACCAGGACAGGCCCGGCGCCACCGTCGCCTGGAAGGGCTCGAGCAACAGCGAGATTCAGACCGACGGGTTGCACGCCGTGCTGGCGACGCCGATCATCGATGGAGGGACCATCTACGGTATCTGCAGCTACGGCCAGTTGCGCGGCCTGAACGCCGAGACCGGCGAGCGTCTCTGGGAAACGCAGGAAGCGACCGGAGAACGACGGCGCTGGGTCTCCGGGTTCCTCGTCCAGAACGGCGACCGGGTCTTCATCAACAACGATCGCGGCGACCTGATCATCGCCAGACTGAGCCCTGCCGGCTACGAAGAGATCAGCCGAACGCACCTCATCACCCCCACGTCGAGACCCGGCAACCGGCGGGAACTGCGTTACGTGAGCTGGGTTCACCCGGCCTACGCCAACAAGCACATCTACATCAGAAACGACGAGGAGATGATCTCCGTGTCGTTGAACCAGGCAGACTACGAGTGA